In Ochrobactrum sp. Marseille-Q0166, a single genomic region encodes these proteins:
- the infC gene encoding translation initiation factor IF-3 — protein MRRPFRATPVQKDGPRSNRDIRVPRVQLIDAEGHNHGSIPTQEAIAMAEEAGLDLVEIVPNAEPPVCKIVDLGKLKYQNQKKASEARKKQKTVEIKEIKMRPNIDTHDYEVKMKAAQRFFEEGDKVKVTLRFRGREMAHQELGMKLLLRVKEDTVEIAKVESEPKLEGRQMMMVLAPR, from the coding sequence ATTCGCCGACCGTTCAGAGCGACGCCGGTCCAGAAAGACGGACCGCGCTCCAACCGTGATATCCGGGTTCCCCGGGTCCAGCTTATTGATGCCGAAGGTCATAACCACGGCAGCATCCCGACGCAGGAAGCCATTGCGATGGCAGAAGAAGCGGGTCTCGATCTCGTTGAGATCGTGCCAAACGCTGAACCGCCTGTGTGCAAGATCGTGGATCTCGGCAAGCTGAAGTATCAGAATCAGAAAAAAGCATCCGAAGCCCGCAAGAAGCAGAAAACGGTCGAAATCAAAGAAATCAAGATGCGACCGAACATCGACACTCATGACTATGAAGTGAAGATGAAGGCTGCACAGCGTTTCTTCGAAGAAGGCGACAAGGTCAAGGTAACGCTTCGTTTCCGTGGCCGCGAAATGGCCCACCAGGAGCTTGGTATGAAGCTTCTGCTGCGTGTGAAGGAAGATACCGTCGAAATCGCCAAGGTGGAATCCGAGCCAAAGCTCGAAGGTCGCCAGATGATGATGGTTCTGGCTCCGCGCTAA